GCGTCTGGCCGGCTACATCGAGCCGCCCGTGCTCTACGCCCTGCTCGAACGCAACGTCGCCCTCAGCCTCGAATCCGAAGACGCCGCCCGCGCCAGCGCCCAGGCCCTGCAACCGCACCTGGGCGACGACATGACCGTGCACGCCGAATTCGACGAAGAAGGCGAAGCCTGGCGCCTCGTCGTCGAGCGCATGCACCACGGCAACCGCAAGACCTGCACCATCGAGGAAGACTTCCTCGTCTCCGGCGACTACGCCACCATCCGCAGCGCCGCCGAAGCCATCGCCGGCCTCGTCACCGAAGGCGCCGTCATCCGCCGCGGCGAAAAGGAACAGGCCATCAAGGGCTTCGGCCCCGCCATCCGCTGGCTGCTCGCCGACGTGGAGCGCAACATGGGCAAACAGCGCTACAAGGGCCTGGGCGAAATGAACCCCGGCCAGCTCTGGGAAACCACCATGGACCCCACCGTCCGCCGCCTGCTCAAGGTGCAGATCGAAGACGCCATCGCCGCCGACGAAATCTTCACCACGCTGATGGGCGACCAGGTGGAGCCGCGCAGGGCGTTCATCGAGAGCAACGCGCTGTATGCGCGGAATATTGATGTGTGAGGTTGTCGGGTGACACAAAAGATGAGATTTGTGCCAAATAGGTGAGATGTTTTTGTCACAGATGATGAGAAGAAATGCAAAACAGCTCCCTTGGGAGCTGTTTTGCATTTCTGAATCTGTTGCTGGTGAGAAATCGGCCAAAGCAGCCTTTCAAGAGCCCGCGTTCGAATGACAGCTGTCGAGCGAGCTCGATTCGTTAGTCATCGCGAACTGAATCCACCACGTCTTCAGCGGGGATCGTCTCGTATATGACCTTGGACAGCACCGCAAACGCGGCATCTTCGAACGCCTTGTCATCCATGTAGCGCGAAACGATCTTGTCGTTCTCGCTCATCCGCTGAATCATCAGGTCTTCCAGCATCTGGCGCAGGCCCAACTGGAACTTGTCGAAGGGGTTGGCTTGCCGGAGGCGAACCACCTCTGGGCTATTGGTCGCCTTCTCTCTGATCTGCTCGAAGAACAGCCGGTCTTCCTCGGAAAAATTGGTTCCGAAGCGCTCATTCAGCACTTCGATGATCTCCGACAGCGGGGCTTTGTCCTCCCTGGCCCTGCCGCTGCCGATATCCGTTGGGCTCTTGACCCCGTACTCAGCTTCACCTTCGCGCAGCTCGATGGCGCCCGAATAGACCCGCTGAAGACGGTAGTACTGCAGGCCGACCTCGTCGCCCAACGTGACGGTGCTGGTATCGCGCTCCAACGGCAGGAGCGGCAGCAAGAAGCGGCCATAGCTGTAGAGCATTTCCAGGTCCGCGTCGCCATAGGGAATGATCTGGCTGAGAAAGCTGTATACCTTCACATAGCCGCTCAGCTTGTCGCGGAATTCGCCGCGCTGTTCCTCGTCCTCCATCGCCTTGAAGCGATCCACTGCTGGTTGCAGATGGCGCTGCAAATGGGCGTGGTCGGCCGGATTCTGTTTTCCCGGTGTCCGGTAAAAGATATGGGCAAAGGCCTCCACTTCGCTCCAGTGGTAGACCTGAAAGGTGTCGAGCTCGTGCTTGAGCTGTTCGAGCTGGGCGGGGTCGGAACCTTCCTGCAGGCTGGTGGCGTCGTAGTAGGGTTTGAAGGCTCGGTAGATGTCCTCGGCCTCGTTGACAAAGTCGAGCACGAAAGGCGTCTCCTTGCCTGGCACCATGCGATTAAGGCGCGACAAGGTCTGCACCGCCTGCACGCCGTCCAGCCGCTTGTCCACGTACATGGCCATCAACAGCGGCTGGTCGAAGCCGGTCTGGTACTTGTTGGCCACCAGCAGCACCTGGTAGTCCGGTGAAGCGAACCGCTCCGGCAACTGTTTTTCGCTGATCGGCTTGCCGCTGACCACATCGATGTTCATGCCCGGTTCCGTGTATTCCTGGCCGGACTCCGGGTCGCGTACCGTACCGCTGAAGGCCACGAGTGGGCGGACGTCGCCGTAGCCCTTCTCCACGATATAGCGTTGGAAGGCCTCCATGTACTTCACCGCCTGCAGGCGCGAACTGGTCACCACCATCGCCTTCGCACGCCCGCCCAGGTGAGTGCGCACATGGCTGCGGAAATGCTCGACGATCACCTCAATCTTCTGGCCGATGTTGGTCGGGTGCATCACCAGGAACTTGGCGAGCGCCCGCGCTGCTTTCTTCTTCGGCAGATTGGGGTCGTCCTCCACTGCCTTGACCAGCTTGAAGTAGGTCTTGTAGGTCGTGTAGTTCTGCAGCACGTCCAGGATGAACCCTTCCTCAATGGCCTGGCGCATGCTGTAGAGGTGAAACGGCTCCGGTTTGCCGCTGGGGCCGGTGCGGCCGAACAGTTCCAGCGTCTTGCCCTTGGGCGTGGCGGTATAGGCGAAGAAACTCAGGTTCGGCTGACGGCCACGCGAGGCCATCACAGAAGCAAGGCCGTCCTCCCAGTCGGCTTCCTGATCGGCTTCGTCTCCTGCCCCGTTGGCAGCGCCAGTGCCGAGAATCGCCTTCAACTCCCGCGCCGTCTCGCCGGTCTGGGATGAATGCGCTTCATCGACGATCACCGCGTAGCGACGCTTGCCGATCTGCGCTTCCCAGGCCTTTGCCTGCTTCTCGGTCGCCTCGTCCGGCTCGTCAGCATTTTCAGCGCCTGCAGCGTGGAGCAGCCCCCTCAGCACGAAGGGAAACTTCTGCAGCGTGGTGACCACGATCCTGGTGCCGTCTATCAGCGCTTCGGCCAGTTGCTTCGAATCCTGGTCGATCGCCCTGACTACCCCCTGGGTGTGCTCGATCTGGTAGATGGCGTCTTGCAACTGGCGGTCGAGCACCTGCCGGTCGGTGATCACGATCACGCAGTCGAAGACCTTGTGCTCGCTCTCGTCGTGCAGGCTGGCGAGTCGATGCGACAGCCAGGAGATGGAGTTGGTCTTGCCGCTGCCCGCCGAATGCTGGATGAGGTAGTTCTGCCCCGGCCCCTCGTCGCGGGCGGCAGCGATCAGCCTGCGGGTGGCATCGAGCTGGTGATAGCGGGGGAAGATCATCGTCTCCCGGGTCACCAGGCGCATGCAGCCCTTGCCGTCGTCAAGCTTCTCTTCCTTCTTCTCGACGAAGACGAAGTGGCCGAGGATGTCGAGAAAGCTTTCCCGCTCCAGCACTTCTTCCCAGAAATAGCCGCTGCGGTAGCCGGAGGCGTGCTGCGGATTGCCCGCGCCGCACAGCACCTCGCCGGGGTGGCTGCCGCGATTGAAGGGCAGGAAGAAGGTCTTGCCGCCGGCGAGCCGGGTGGTCATGTGAACTTCGTCCGGATCGGCGGCAAAGTGCACCAGCGCCCGCTGCTTGAACTCGAACAACGGCGCACGCGGGTTGCGGTCCTCCTTGTACTGCCGCACCGCGTTGCGCCAGCTCTGCCCGGTCCAGGGATTCTTCAGCTCGCAGGTTGCCACCGGCAGGCCATTGACGGCGAACACCAGATCCACCGTCGAATGGTCGCCCGGGTGGCAGGGTACCTGCCGGGTCACGGTCAGGCGGTTGGCTTGGTATTGCGCCAACACCTCTTGGTTGAGGCCATGGGCGGGCTTGAAGTAGGCCAGCCGAAAGGTCTTGCCGTAGAACTTGAAGCCGTGGCGCAGCACATGCAGCGAGCCCTTGATGGCAAGCTCCTTCACCAGCGTCGCCAGCAGCATCGGCTCAAGCTGTGTCCCATGCTGACCGCGCATCGCCTCCCACAACTGCGGCTGGGTTTCGGCGATGAAATCAGTGATCGCCTGCGGGAAGAGCGCCAGTTCCTTGTCCCAGCCACTGACGACGCCTTGCTGCCAGCCCTTGGCCAGCAGCATCTGCGCCACGTAGGATTCGAAGGCCTTTTCGGTGGTCTGGGTCATGCCGGTTCCCGTCAGGTCATTCCGTTGATCTCGAACACCCGATACTTGAGCCACTTGGCAATGCCGTCGAGATCGGGGAACAACTGTTTGTCGAAGACGCCGTACTGGTCCAGCCGACGGCGAATATCGTCATGGGCCGCATGGCTGATCACGATTTCCAGCACGTCTTTCTCCTCAAGAGGCAGCATCGGCTGATGGCAGGCGAGCAACACGCCATCCTGGGCGCGGATCCGCGGCGAGACATGCGGCGGGTCGTAGATGACGTTGGCGCTGATTTCGAAGGGAGATGGATCACCCTCCTTGGCTGTTTCTGACTGGGAGCGAGGTCTGGCAATGGTCGCTGTCTCCAGCTCGTCGTCCACGACCACGGGCGGCTCGCCCTCCTCATCCAACTCGTAGTTGTCGTAGCCATCTTCATCGCCGGCTACTGCGATGGCGGTCTCAGATTCCGCCACTTTGGCGCCACCGTTCTTCTGCTGTCGGCGCAACTCGCTGTAACGCGGCGGTTCGCTGATCAGCACGTAAACAGCGCTGTCCAGCGGGTTCCCATCCTTGTCCTTTTTGGACTCGCGGCAGGCGAAGTAGAGCGCCACCAGCGGGTTGGTGGTCCAGTCCATGAAACGGGTGGGCAGGCCGTGGTGCTGGGCAATGGCCAGCGCCTCCCAGTCGTTGCGCGGCAGGTGGTTTACATAGGTGAGGAGATGGTTGCCGAAGGTTTCCAGCACCTCGTTTTCCAGCCTGTCGCGCTCGGCGGGCGGCAGGCCGCTCAGATGGTCATAGCGGCCGATGGAAGGCTTAAGGTCGTACCCTTCGAAGGCCCGTTTGCTCTGGCCGCGGAAATACCGGCGCACCCGCTTGCCGTTCTTCTCCACGACACCCAGGCTGTCGCGGACCTTGGTCAGGTATTCCTCGAAGCTCTCGACGGTGAACTCGTTCATGCCACCGCCTCCCGAACGTCGATCTTGCCGGTCACGGCGGCCGTGATCAGGGCAGTGCGGTATTCCTGCAAACGGGCAATGGCCGCCTCGATCTTTTTCACCAGCCGGTCGATCTTGGCGGTTTCGCGGTCGAGGTAGGAGACGATGGCGGTTTGTTCAATGGGATGGGGACATGCAACTCTAATTGACCGGATCTTTTCCTGACTGATATTTGGCTGCCCGCCACCCGACGCCAACAAAATGATTTGTTCGCGGAATGCCTGAAACCAGAAAAACATGAAGCGAACACTTAAGGCGCGCTCGCCATACAGGACACAGCATGCCTGATTCGTTGCAGCTCGCAGCCCTAGTATGCCAAGGCGGCCAATAGTCGCCCCGTACATTGCAATGGCAAGGGATCCTTCTGGGAAAAGTTTGAGTGCGCTAAATGTCGCTACCGCGTCTTCGGAAATTTTTTTTTTGGTATCAAAAATAATTGACTCTCTGAGCTCAGAGGTTGTTATCCAGGGAATGTCACCGTCGAACCAAGCGTCATTATCAGATGGTGGAGTGGTGCCGCTGCCGGTGCTTCGAAAACCGTGCGAGATTTTCCACACCTCCCACATCTCAGGCACCTCGCCCAGCCATTCAATTCCGGAATCCTTGAACCGGGTGTGCGGTTCGAGGCCGAATTCGCGGGCGGCGTCTTCTGGCAGACCACGGGTAACGGTGCGGGAGATGAGCGCGGAGCGCTTCTCCTTGAGCAGCGCTATCAGCCGCCGCTTCTTCGCCACCAGCGTATCGATCCGCCCCGTCTCCCGGTCGAGGAAATCGGCGATGGTGGTTTGTTCATCTTCAGAAGGCAACGGAATCGCTATGTCGCCGATCTCCGATGCGTTCACCGCGGGGTAACTGACGCCTGTCGAACGAGCGACAATGCTTTCGACGAAATAGGACTCGCGTAGCGCATATGCGAGAAAAGCTGAACTCACTTTCCTCGGGCGAATTACCGCAAACCCTGTTGACACAACAAGGGGGTCGAAAATCTCTGGAATTGGGGCTATGGCTCGAAGGTAGGTCCTGACGGTGGAAACAATGGAATCTCCAGGCGCGACCTTGCGTCGTGCCCTTGAAGGAGCATTCTCGAAAATCATTGGTTCGGTGCTTGTGATGCCTTCTCCCGGACTCACACTGCCGATATCGACATAGGAGAACTCGAAATCCGGGTCAGTTGTTTCCGGCAAGGCGTCATCGTTAATCGTGGCCGAGAATTTCAGCCGCTTCACCTCCCAATGCCCCGGCACACGCCCCAACCACTGGACGCCGCTATCTCTGTACTCGGGATAGGCGGGGAATCTCATACGCCCCTCCCTTGCGAGTTGCACCGTGCTGCACTCGTATGGCTCAAGCCCCCGCATCCACCTTGGCGGCGGTTTCCAGTCAAGCAACGGTCAAGCAACACGCTGGCCGCAACGCGTTGAAATGCAAAGGAATGGAGGGAGGGCGACCCGAAAACCGGCCCTCCAGTCAAACAACGGTCAAGCAATGGCCGGTTCTCCATCACGCCCACCTCGGCAGGTACTTCCTGGCCCGACTGCCGACCGTCTCGTCATGGCAGCGGATCAGGCCGGCCTCGATGGCATCCTTGATGATGCGGGAGACCATGGAGCTGTTCTTCTCGTCGATGCCGAAGCGCTCCCGCAGGGTGGTGTTGGTCATATAGTCCCGCTGCACGTAGCGCAGGCAGGCGTGCAGGTAGCAGGCGCGGATACGGTCGCCCTTGTCCATCTCCTTGAATTCGCGGTGGGCGAAGAGGACGGCGCGGGTGTGG
The nucleotide sequence above comes from Nitrogeniibacter mangrovi. Encoded proteins:
- a CDS encoding type I restriction endonuclease subunit R codes for the protein MTQTTEKAFESYVAQMLLAKGWQQGVVSGWDKELALFPQAITDFIAETQPQLWEAMRGQHGTQLEPMLLATLVKELAIKGSLHVLRHGFKFYGKTFRLAYFKPAHGLNQEVLAQYQANRLTVTRQVPCHPGDHSTVDLVFAVNGLPVATCELKNPWTGQSWRNAVRQYKEDRNPRAPLFEFKQRALVHFAADPDEVHMTTRLAGGKTFFLPFNRGSHPGEVLCGAGNPQHASGYRSGYFWEEVLERESFLDILGHFVFVEKKEEKLDDGKGCMRLVTRETMIFPRYHQLDATRRLIAAARDEGPGQNYLIQHSAGSGKTNSISWLSHRLASLHDESEHKVFDCVIVITDRQVLDRQLQDAIYQIEHTQGVVRAIDQDSKQLAEALIDGTRIVVTTLQKFPFVLRGLLHAAGAENADEPDEATEKQAKAWEAQIGKRRYAVIVDEAHSSQTGETARELKAILGTGAANGAGDEADQEADWEDGLASVMASRGRQPNLSFFAYTATPKGKTLELFGRTGPSGKPEPFHLYSMRQAIEEGFILDVLQNYTTYKTYFKLVKAVEDDPNLPKKKAARALAKFLVMHPTNIGQKIEVIVEHFRSHVRTHLGGRAKAMVVTSSRLQAVKYMEAFQRYIVEKGYGDVRPLVAFSGTVRDPESGQEYTEPGMNIDVVSGKPISEKQLPERFASPDYQVLLVANKYQTGFDQPLLMAMYVDKRLDGVQAVQTLSRLNRMVPGKETPFVLDFVNEAEDIYRAFKPYYDATSLQEGSDPAQLEQLKHELDTFQVYHWSEVEAFAHIFYRTPGKQNPADHAHLQRHLQPAVDRFKAMEDEEQRGEFRDKLSGYVKVYSFLSQIIPYGDADLEMLYSYGRFLLPLLPLERDTSTVTLGDEVGLQYYRLQRVYSGAIELREGEAEYGVKSPTDIGSGRAREDKAPLSEIIEVLNERFGTNFSEEDRLFFEQIREKATNSPEVVRLRQANPFDKFQLGLRQMLEDLMIQRMSENDKIVSRYMDDKAFEDAAFAVLSKVIYETIPAEDVVDSVRDD
- a CDS encoding restriction endonuclease subunit S → MRFPAYPEYRDSGVQWLGRVPGHWEVKRLKFSATINDDALPETTDPDFEFSYVDIGSVSPGEGITSTEPMIFENAPSRARRKVAPGDSIVSTVRTYLRAIAPIPEIFDPLVVSTGFAVIRPRKVSSAFLAYALRESYFVESIVARSTGVSYPAVNASEIGDIAIPLPSEDEQTTIADFLDRETGRIDTLVAKKRRLIALLKEKRSALISRTVTRGLPEDAAREFGLEPHTRFKDSGIEWLGEVPEMWEVWKISHGFRSTGSGTTPPSDNDAWFDGDIPWITTSELRESIIFDTKKKISEDAVATFSALKLFPEGSLAIAMYGATIGRLGILGLRAATNQACCVLYGERALSVRFMFFWFQAFREQIILLASGGGQPNISQEKIRSIRVACPHPIEQTAIVSYLDRETAKIDRLVKKIEAAIARLQEYRTALITAAVTGKIDVREAVA
- a CDS encoding FRG domain-containing protein; this encodes MNEFTVESFEEYLTKVRDSLGVVEKNGKRVRRYFRGQSKRAFEGYDLKPSIGRYDHLSGLPPAERDRLENEVLETFGNHLLTYVNHLPRNDWEALAIAQHHGLPTRFMDWTTNPLVALYFACRESKKDKDGNPLDSAVYVLISEPPRYSELRRQQKNGGAKVAESETAIAVAGDEDGYDNYELDEEGEPPVVVDDELETATIARPRSQSETAKEGDPSPFEISANVIYDPPHVSPRIRAQDGVLLACHQPMLPLEEKDVLEIVISHAAHDDIRRRLDQYGVFDKQLFPDLDGIAKWLKYRVFEINGMT